A window of Elgaria multicarinata webbii isolate HBS135686 ecotype San Diego chromosome 2, rElgMul1.1.pri, whole genome shotgun sequence contains these coding sequences:
- the SPTSSA gene encoding serine palmitoyltransferase small subunit A, producing MALSSAWKQMSWLYYQYLLVTALYMLEPWERTVFNSMLVSILGMALYTGYVFMPQHIMAILHYFEIVQ from the exons ATGGCGCTGAGCTCGGCCTGGAAGCAAATGTCGTGGCTTTATTACCAGTATCTCCTGGTCACCGCGCTCTACATGTTGGAGCCCTGGGAGCGGACGGTGTTCA ATTCCATGTTAGTATCCATCCTTGGAATGGCTCTTTACACTGGTTATGTTTTCATGCCTCAGCATATTATGGCCATATTACACTATTTTGAAATTGTGCAGTGA